The genome window GCTATATCCCAATTATTAAGGCAATGCGTGATCTGCCAAAGCCAATTATCTGCAGACTCAATGGTGTAGCGGCAGGAGCAGGATGTTCATTAGCGCTTGCAAGTGATTTCATCATTGCTTCTGAAAAAGCGAGCTTGATAGAAGTATTTGTTAGCGTGGGATTAGTCCTTGATTCCGGTTCTTCTTATTTTCTGCCAAGAGTAGTAGGTTCAGCCAAAGCCTTTGAGCTAAGTACAATGGGGACAAAGGTAAATGCTGATGAAGCTTTAAAATTAGGGATGGTGAATAGGGTGGTTCCTCATGATAAATTAGATGAAGCAGTTGATGAAATAGTAAATTATTACGCCAACGCCCCTACTAAAGCTATTGCACTGATCAAGACAATGCTGAACAAATCTTTTCATTTATCTCTCGAAGAAGCATTGGAACTTGAAGCACAATACCAGGAAATTGCCGGCAATTCTGAAGATTACCAGGAAGGTTTGAAGGCTTTTATTGAAAAACGAAAAGCTGAATTTAAAGGGAGGTAGTAATGTAGGTAGTAAAAAAAAAGTGAAATTGTCAACGCTCTATTTCGTAGTATTGAACTTTCGTAATAACCGAGATTCTTCAGCAACTTCATGTTTAGCAAAAACTTCAACTCCTGAATAATCTCCCTTGCCGACAACGGTTGGGAAATAACAATTCTCATTGCAAACCTTTGAAGTATCAACTTCCATTGTTCCGGTGACAAAGTGATGTAATTGTTGACCGACATCAGCGACACCAGACGGAGTAATAAATAAACTCAACATTTGCAAAACTTCCATTGATGCAAGATGTGAACTGAAAACGAAAACATTTTCATGAGCATTTATAAAAGCTGAATCTTTAAATCCTTTTATGTATGCTGGATCATCCATCATTCCTGATTTTTCAAGAACTGCATTTTTAGTTTTGTATTGACCCAAACATTCAAGGCAAGTTCGTTTGTAACCGACAGTTTGTGCTTTCCAATCAGCACCGACAATGTTTGTGTTTCGCTTATTTGTTCTCACCATTATTCCGCCATCAATGACAGGAATCAATTGAGCATAAGCGATAAAGTTCAAAACCTGACGAGCCCAAGGTCTATCAACGCAACTGAAAAGAACATCACAGTTCAAAGCAGATTCAAAACCTTCTTTTTCACAGACACTGTATTCACAGCAATCAGTAGAAATATTTGGAGAAGTTGCACTTCTCTCAATTCCATCTTTGATTGCAAGAACTTTAGCACGACCAATATCACTCTTAAAAACATTAGTAAGACGGTCAAGATTTTTTTCTTCAACTGCATCAAAATCTATCAGAGTAAAATTTGAAATTCCAGTTCGTGAAAGTATTTCAGCTACGATACTGCCAACGCTTCCAAGCCCGACAATTCCAACTCTAAGCCGTGATAAATCTTCTTGCGTTCTTTCACCCCAAGCAGAAATTGTTCGGAGTTGTTTTTCAAGATCAAAGTTTGGTGCAAGTAAATTGTCATTGAAAGTAATTTTCAAACCTTTACCAATCACACGAACTGTTTCACACCAGTCGCGATTGTATTTTCTTTTTTCGGTTTTGTCTTTCAGCCAAAACCTTGCACTCCAAGCACCATCAGTTCCAAGAGTTAATCCAAGCAAAGGCAAAC of Cytophagales bacterium contains these proteins:
- a CDS encoding ThiF family adenylyltransferase gives rise to the protein MENFSVVMTDETHQQLFNHLIREDGDEDLCFATYVPSSGGKRFSGIVTEIIFPEENDREVHGNVGFLPEYFERVLKIATERKKGIAFLHSHPFPGWQGMSRDDVTAETRMSPTVFATTGLPLLGLTLGTDGAWSARFWLKDKTEKRKYNRDWCETVRVIGKGLKITFNDNLLAPNFDLEKQLRTISAWGERTQEDLSRLRVGIVGLGSVGSIVAEILSRTGISNFTLIDFDAVEEKNLDRLTNVFKSDIGRAKVLAIKDGIERSATSPNISTDCCEYSVCEKEGFESALNCDVLFSCVDRPWARQVLNFIAYAQLIPVIDGGIMVRTNKRNTNIVGADWKAQTVGYKRTCLECLGQYKTKNAVLEKSGMMDDPAYIKGFKDSAFINAHENVFVFSSHLASMEVLQMLSLFITPSGVADVGQQLHHFVTGTMEVDTSKVCNENCYFPTVVGKGDYSGVEVFAKHEVAEESRLLRKFNTTK
- a CDS encoding 2-(1,2-epoxy-1,2-dihydrophenyl)acetyl-CoA isomerase codes for the protein MYKCLIFEAKDSIAAITLNRPDFFNAFNEEQSYELQDALKKTEKNDQIRVVVLTGAGKAFCSGQDLKSIVGETRPLSEAVRKCYIPIIKAMRDLPKPIICRLNGVAAGAGCSLALASDFIIASEKASLIEVFVSVGLVLDSGSSYFLPRVVGSAKAFELSTMGTKVNADEALKLGMVNRVVPHDKLDEAVDEIVNYYANAPTKAIALIKTMLNKSFHLSLEEALELEAQYQEIAGNSEDYQEGLKAFIEKRKAEFKGR